One Burkholderia pyrrocinia DNA segment encodes these proteins:
- a CDS encoding response regulator, giving the protein MSNSEQANVDLITANKVRDLLNRNGIPPRSHNTTIANVLGLSFSVVTRKMKGLIPWNLSQLQDIATHFGVPPAILLDDKGPQPAAVEMIDATLVIESRRFRCRAAISAKASSQSETDFVALQWQGEWIVTERQHAREGRTYPVDVIELRSTQPNVYAARIAVVDDSRDVAETVCEYFIEKGVNAIPYFDGATFRKALEVEDFDGYILDWMLGDQTAAELVRGIRSSENSGAPIFLLTGKISTGEASEDEIAHIVSHYNARCEEKPVRLPILFAEVARELKIALPAAAAAS; this is encoded by the coding sequence ATGTCCAACAGCGAGCAGGCCAACGTCGATCTCATCACCGCCAACAAGGTGCGCGACCTACTGAACCGGAACGGCATCCCGCCGCGCAGTCACAACACGACGATCGCGAACGTGCTCGGCCTCAGTTTCTCGGTCGTGACGCGCAAGATGAAAGGCCTGATCCCGTGGAACCTGTCGCAGTTGCAGGACATCGCGACGCACTTCGGCGTGCCGCCCGCGATCCTGCTCGACGACAAGGGCCCGCAGCCTGCCGCCGTCGAGATGATCGACGCGACGCTCGTGATCGAATCGCGGCGCTTCCGCTGCCGCGCCGCGATCTCGGCGAAAGCCAGCAGCCAGAGCGAAACGGATTTCGTCGCGCTGCAGTGGCAAGGCGAATGGATCGTTACAGAACGTCAACATGCGCGCGAGGGGCGCACGTATCCGGTCGACGTCATCGAGCTGCGCTCGACCCAGCCGAACGTGTATGCGGCGCGGATCGCCGTGGTGGACGATTCGCGGGACGTCGCCGAAACGGTATGTGAATATTTCATCGAAAAAGGCGTGAACGCGATCCCGTATTTCGACGGCGCGACGTTCCGCAAGGCGCTGGAGGTCGAGGATTTCGACGGCTACATCCTCGACTGGATGCTCGGCGACCAGACCGCCGCCGAGCTCGTGCGCGGCATCCGTTCGAGCGAAAATAGCGGCGCGCCGATCTTCCTGCTGACCGGCAAGATCTCGACCGGGGAAGCCAGCGAGGACGAGATCGCGCACATCGTGTCGCACTACAACGCGCGCTGCGAGGAAAAACCGGTGCGCCTGCCGATCCTGTTCGCCGAAGTGGCGCGCGAACTGAAGATCGCGCTGCCGGCCGCGGCCGCCGCGAGCTGA
- a CDS encoding molybdopterin-dependent oxidoreductase: MRVSTIWAKSLLTACLLGMAAAAWAASSFTFTVDGKIAKSNQTGKTEYVFSEQALMALPQHTIVTSTSWTPKATFTGPRLSDVLKTVGAHGTQIEFRCIDEYTFTIPVSDADKYGVILARTMNGKVLGNDNYGPLWIMYPRDQYPNELKTPLGEAKFAWQIIGLTVK; this comes from the coding sequence ATGCGAGTTTCGACCATCTGGGCCAAGAGCCTGCTGACGGCCTGCCTGCTCGGCATGGCCGCCGCGGCATGGGCCGCTTCGTCGTTTACGTTCACCGTCGACGGCAAGATCGCCAAGAGCAACCAGACCGGTAAGACGGAATACGTCTTTTCCGAACAAGCGCTGATGGCGCTGCCGCAGCATACGATCGTCACGTCGACGAGCTGGACGCCGAAGGCGACCTTCACCGGCCCACGCCTCTCCGACGTGCTGAAGACCGTCGGCGCGCACGGTACGCAGATCGAATTCCGCTGCATCGACGAATACACGTTCACGATTCCGGTGTCGGATGCGGACAAATACGGCGTGATCCTCGCGCGAACGATGAACGGCAAGGTGCTCGGCAACGACAACTACGGCCCGCTGTGGATCATGTATCCGCGTGACCAGTATCCCAACGAGCTGAAGACGCCGCTCGGCGAAGCCAAGTTCGCGTGGCAGATCATCGGCCTGACCGTGAAGTGA
- the atsR gene encoding hybrid sensor histidine kinase/response regulator AtsR (AtsR signifies Adherence and T6SS Regulator.), with translation MTRRRWKNRKIILVLGSLWIAGFAAWAFLLWDLLATSVNEGVLEGPREGVFWTAAQYRNVFTRFDRQLILYATHEDDDFDRVQMQLDSLSVSFGFLQRPSEVSEYWLRIPRARNEIDALGEFMTRLKRDVPLLRGAPKNAQQVIDEVNAYWPKVNGLANYFRAIEMAQRDFTFHQLKEKQRAILILGTILGVILCALFLLLFYTMRTRDDLLERQDAALDAERKASDRAFEMIEAKNAFLGMVSHELRTPLQAICGSIEILLARPQSDANLKTIRRLQNSALSLEALVKDLTDYIKLRSTKRLAELETVGMASLLAEVIEPLREKIAAKRIAVARQVEPHALAIRSDRKLLRQVLSNLIENSVKYTLGGSIKVSITLADAPAGQQLTIAVRDTGAGIGKQHLSKIFEPFYRANDAVGLHVDGIGMGLAVVREIVTTLRGHVDVRSVVGEGSEFVVTLPVDVPNFVESASEAPAWPAAAAHRDRRALVVDDNDNARETLGAMLSALGIDADLCGTGQEGVARFGAGRYDIVVLDLELPDLSGFEVARRIRAVAQPDDGRHPAILGVSAYESAALRENKQVFDEFLPKPVHLRELGALVEKLLG, from the coding sequence ATGACGCGGCGGCGATGGAAAAACAGAAAGATCATCCTGGTCCTCGGGTCGCTGTGGATCGCGGGATTCGCCGCATGGGCGTTCCTGCTGTGGGATCTCCTGGCGACATCGGTCAACGAGGGCGTGCTCGAAGGGCCGCGCGAAGGCGTGTTCTGGACCGCCGCGCAATACCGCAACGTCTTTACACGGTTCGACCGGCAACTGATCCTCTACGCGACGCACGAGGATGACGACTTCGATCGCGTGCAGATGCAGCTCGACAGCCTGTCGGTGTCGTTCGGGTTCCTGCAGCGGCCGTCCGAGGTATCCGAATACTGGTTGCGCATCCCGCGCGCGCGCAACGAGATCGACGCGCTCGGTGAATTCATGACGCGCCTGAAGCGCGACGTGCCGTTGCTGCGCGGTGCGCCGAAGAACGCGCAGCAGGTGATCGACGAGGTCAATGCGTACTGGCCGAAGGTGAACGGCCTCGCGAACTACTTTCGCGCGATCGAAATGGCGCAGCGCGATTTCACGTTCCATCAGTTGAAGGAAAAGCAGCGCGCGATCCTGATTCTCGGCACCATTCTCGGTGTGATCCTGTGCGCGCTGTTCCTGCTGCTGTTCTATACGATGCGCACGCGCGACGACCTGCTCGAACGGCAGGACGCAGCGCTCGACGCGGAGCGCAAGGCGTCGGATCGCGCGTTCGAGATGATCGAGGCGAAGAATGCGTTCCTCGGAATGGTCAGCCACGAGTTGCGCACGCCGCTGCAGGCGATCTGCGGGTCGATCGAGATCCTGCTCGCGCGCCCGCAATCCGACGCGAACCTGAAGACGATCCGGCGGCTGCAGAATTCCGCGCTGTCGCTCGAAGCGCTCGTCAAGGACCTGACCGACTACATCAAGCTGCGCTCGACCAAGCGCCTCGCCGAACTGGAAACGGTCGGCATGGCATCGCTGCTCGCCGAAGTGATCGAGCCGCTGCGCGAGAAGATTGCGGCCAAGCGCATCGCGGTCGCGCGGCAGGTCGAGCCGCACGCTCTCGCGATCCGCTCGGACCGCAAGCTGTTGCGGCAGGTGCTGTCGAACCTGATCGAAAATTCCGTCAAATACACGCTCGGCGGATCGATCAAGGTATCGATCACGCTCGCCGACGCGCCGGCCGGCCAGCAACTGACGATCGCCGTGCGCGACACGGGCGCCGGCATCGGGAAGCAGCACCTGTCGAAGATCTTCGAGCCGTTCTACCGCGCGAACGACGCGGTCGGGCTGCATGTGGACGGGATCGGCATGGGGCTCGCCGTCGTGCGCGAAATCGTCACGACGCTGCGCGGACATGTGGATGTGCGCAGCGTGGTCGGCGAAGGTAGCGAATTTGTCGTGACGCTGCCCGTCGACGTGCCCAACTTCGTCGAGTCCGCCAGCGAAGCGCCCGCGTGGCCGGCCGCCGCCGCGCATCGCGACCGGCGCGCGCTGGTCGTCGACGACAACGACAATGCCCGCGAAACGCTTGGCGCGATGCTGTCGGCGCTCGGCATCGACGCCGATCTGTGCGGCACCGGCCAGGAAGGCGTCGCGCGCTTCGGCGCGGGCCGCTACGACATCGTGGTACTGGATCTCGAACTGCCGGACCTGAGCGGCTTCGAGGTCGCGCGGCGCATTCGCGCGGTCGCGCAACCCGACGACGGCCGCCATCCGGCGATCCTCGGCGTCAGCGCGTATGAATCGGCCGCGCTGCGCGAGAACAAGCAGGTGTTCGACGAATTCCTGCCGAAGCCCGTGCACCTGCGCGAACTCGGTGCCCTCGTCGAGAAGCTGCTCGGCTGA
- a CDS encoding undecaprenyl-phosphate glucose phosphotransferase, producing the protein MPSFNQTRYTPAVRGKASRFRLLDAALLVVTAWAARSWLGGSLSAGSDAVLIAVSIVCALVLFPLVGLYGDPERRLSWRRVWLALACLAVALCVGAISVVAHDRQFPVALDWLAGWFALSAVALVVSQAVRWWLGVCAAARHARRKPVALVGHRERCRTLIGREALETGRPFQIAAIFDMSGSSPIGPEEPAVHRDLAEFVEYVRRAHVGEIWIVLPLSEADRVGEIVRAFAEDLVDIRFMPDLTGMTPLHPNGAIRGHALDLVASPLSARALAGKAMFDRVFAGLALIGIAPLMVVVALAVKLSSPGPVLFRQQRRGAYGRIFTIYKFRTMRVRDTREPGEVRQATQGDPRVTRVGALLRRTSLDELPQFFNVLKGDMSVVGPRPHAVEHDRFYRHLVDGYIQRYRIKPGITGWAQVNGHRGETDRIEKMQKRVEHDLYYLNNWSFAMDMRIVAATVLYGFTHRNAY; encoded by the coding sequence ATGCCATCGTTCAACCAAACTAGATACACCCCCGCCGTTCGCGGAAAAGCTTCACGGTTCAGGTTGCTGGATGCCGCGCTGCTTGTCGTCACCGCATGGGCCGCGAGAAGCTGGCTGGGCGGCTCGCTGTCTGCCGGATCGGATGCCGTGCTGATTGCCGTTTCGATCGTGTGCGCGCTGGTCCTGTTTCCGTTAGTCGGTCTGTACGGCGATCCCGAGCGCCGCCTGTCATGGCGTCGCGTGTGGCTCGCGCTGGCCTGTCTGGCCGTCGCGTTGTGTGTCGGCGCGATTTCCGTCGTGGCGCACGACCGGCAATTCCCGGTCGCGCTCGACTGGCTAGCCGGCTGGTTCGCGTTGTCGGCGGTCGCGCTCGTCGTGTCGCAGGCCGTGCGGTGGTGGCTCGGCGTTTGCGCGGCGGCGCGGCATGCCCGGCGCAAACCGGTTGCGCTCGTCGGGCATCGCGAACGTTGCCGGACGCTCATTGGTCGTGAGGCGCTGGAAACGGGGCGGCCGTTCCAGATAGCCGCGATCTTCGACATGTCCGGTTCGTCGCCTATCGGGCCGGAAGAACCGGCCGTGCATCGTGACCTGGCCGAATTCGTCGAGTACGTGCGTCGCGCACACGTCGGGGAGATCTGGATCGTGCTGCCGTTGTCCGAGGCCGATCGTGTCGGCGAGATCGTCCGCGCGTTCGCCGAGGATCTGGTCGACATCCGCTTCATGCCGGACCTCACCGGCATGACGCCGCTTCATCCGAACGGGGCGATTCGTGGTCACGCGCTCGATCTCGTCGCATCGCCGCTGTCCGCGCGGGCGCTGGCGGGCAAGGCGATGTTCGATCGCGTGTTCGCGGGCCTGGCGTTGATCGGAATCGCACCGCTGATGGTTGTCGTTGCGCTGGCGGTGAAGCTGTCGTCGCCGGGGCCGGTGCTGTTCCGGCAGCAACGCAGGGGCGCTTACGGGCGCATCTTCACGATCTACAAGTTCCGGACGATGCGCGTGCGTGACACGCGCGAGCCGGGCGAAGTCCGGCAGGCGACGCAAGGCGACCCGCGCGTCACGCGGGTCGGCGCGCTGCTGCGGCGCACGAGCCTCGACGAGCTCCCGCAGTTCTTCAACGTGCTGAAAGGCGACATGTCGGTGGTCGGGCCACGCCCGCATGCGGTGGAGCACGACCGCTTCTACCGGCACCTTGTCGACGGCTATATCCAGCGCTACCGGATCAAGCCGGGCATCACCGGCTGGGCTCAGGTGAACGGGCATCGCGGCGAGACGGATCGCATCGAGAAGATGCAGAAGCGGGTCGAACACGATCTCTACTACCTGAACAACTGGTCGTTTGCGATGGACATGCGAATCGTGGCGGCGACCGTTCTGTATGGATTCACGCATCGCAATGCCTATTGA
- a CDS encoding thioredoxin family protein — protein sequence MDTPQRYTANAPTRAEVDALAGATVIEFGANWCGICAGAQPAIVESFAVHPAVRHLKIEDGPGRPLGRSFRVKLWPTLVFLRDGVEVARVVRPADAGQIEADGFAALA from the coding sequence ATGGACACGCCGCAACGCTATACCGCCAACGCGCCCACGCGCGCTGAAGTCGATGCACTCGCCGGCGCGACCGTCATCGAATTCGGCGCGAACTGGTGCGGCATCTGCGCGGGCGCGCAGCCCGCGATCGTCGAATCGTTCGCCGTGCATCCCGCCGTGCGCCACCTGAAGATCGAGGACGGGCCGGGCCGCCCGCTCGGCCGCTCGTTCCGCGTCAAGCTGTGGCCGACGCTGGTGTTCCTGCGCGACGGCGTCGAGGTCGCGCGCGTCGTGCGGCCCGCCGATGCCGGGCAGATCGAAGCCGACGGCTTCGCCGCGCTGGCCTGA
- a CDS encoding secondary thiamine-phosphate synthase enzyme YjbQ gives MQQAITHVAVDARGSGLVEFTPQVRAFVDQQSIRTGLLTVFCRHTSASLLIQENADPSVRRDLERYFATLAPEDESRYEHDTEGPDDMPAHLRTALTQVQLSIPVEHGRMVLGTWQGIYLFEHRRAAHRRDIVLHLIGE, from the coding sequence ATGCAACAGGCCATCACGCATGTCGCCGTCGACGCGCGCGGCAGCGGCCTCGTCGAATTCACGCCGCAGGTGCGCGCGTTCGTCGACCAGCAGTCGATCCGCACAGGCCTGCTCACCGTGTTCTGCCGGCATACGTCGGCGTCGCTGCTGATCCAGGAGAATGCGGATCCATCGGTGCGGCGCGATCTCGAACGCTACTTCGCGACGCTCGCGCCGGAGGACGAGAGCCGCTACGAGCACGACACCGAAGGCCCCGACGACATGCCGGCCCATTTGCGCACGGCGCTTACGCAGGTGCAACTGTCGATTCCGGTCGAGCATGGACGCATGGTGCTCGGCACCTGGCAGGGGATCTACCTGTTCGAGCATCGCCGCGCGGCGCACCGGCGCGACATCGTGCTGCACCTGATCGGCGAGTAA
- a CDS encoding tetratricopeptide repeat protein produces MYRRLFAPGLLLLLAACAQDPSVTSNTVRICDDTGCSDRPKDQVSYQKKDDAEDREDPRIVALKQAAKTQPKAAYDLGLRYFRGDGVRQDSYQALKWMRDAAERGDLHAQKALGSFYLFGLEEMGSDPREADKWLSIAAGRGDKESKQLLELARKAKKEDEEDWKWRTQWRDVYYGYWYSGYPYYGVWNQTYWYY; encoded by the coding sequence ATGTACCGCCGTTTATTCGCACCGGGGCTGTTGTTGCTGTTGGCCGCGTGCGCGCAGGATCCGTCCGTGACCAGCAACACGGTGCGGATCTGCGACGACACCGGCTGTTCCGATCGCCCTAAAGATCAGGTCTCCTACCAAAAAAAGGACGATGCGGAAGATCGCGAAGACCCGCGCATCGTCGCGCTGAAGCAAGCCGCGAAGACCCAGCCGAAGGCCGCCTACGACCTCGGCCTGCGTTATTTCCGCGGCGACGGCGTGCGCCAGGACAGCTACCAGGCACTCAAGTGGATGCGCGACGCCGCCGAGCGCGGCGACCTGCACGCGCAGAAGGCGCTCGGCAGCTTCTACCTGTTCGGCCTCGAGGAAATGGGCTCCGATCCGCGCGAAGCGGACAAGTGGCTGTCGATCGCGGCCGGCCGCGGCGACAAGGAATCGAAGCAACTGCTCGAGCTCGCGCGCAAGGCCAAAAAGGAAGACGAAGAAGACTGGAAATGGCGCACGCAATGGCGTGACGTCTATTACGGCTACTGGTACTCGGGCTATCCGTACTACGGCGTCTGGAATCAGACGTACTGGTACTACTGA
- a CDS encoding DUF2322 family protein has product MIQATPVFKDNLAQLPAIDGIARIDLVGASGDVVASIENQPGKQGSLAVYHYLKQAFGALDAKAAEHGLAVFAEHTADARNRPGAHPNVDRLLAIVAGGEALRIDVVAKG; this is encoded by the coding sequence GTGATTCAAGCTACCCCAGTATTCAAGGACAACCTCGCGCAATTGCCGGCCATCGACGGCATCGCGCGCATCGATCTCGTCGGCGCGAGCGGCGACGTGGTCGCCAGCATCGAAAACCAGCCCGGCAAACAGGGTTCGCTCGCGGTCTACCACTACCTGAAGCAGGCATTCGGCGCGCTCGACGCGAAGGCTGCCGAGCATGGCCTCGCGGTGTTCGCAGAGCATACCGCCGACGCACGCAACCGCCCTGGCGCGCACCCGAACGTCGATCGCTTGCTCGCGATCGTCGCGGGCGGCGAAGCGCTGCGCATCGACGTCGTCGCGAAGGGCTAA
- a CDS encoding polysaccharide biosynthesis/export family protein — translation MKVLSVVLLSACAVEPGMHMNLAHDAPQDGGIATQTYEGGLTVSMQRIVAASPGQPQNVPASREAAAPVPIGPIDGELIAAQRREARTQDERTRAALFAAPAPYAIDAGDVLQISVWDHPELAAAQGNPGTQQVRAADPPAGFVVDQAGNLAFPYVGELHVAGMSTSEIQSALRARLSKWFVAPQLTVRVASYRANRVYIDGEVRAPGAQPLNDTPMTLLEAVTRAGGFTADADQSRMTLVRDGAAYPVDLPGLIRERVDPSRIVLRNGDLLQVGARDQFGVYVMGEVNKPTTALPLRNGRLTLADALSQAGSVNQGTADPKQTYVIRAGADRQAQVFHLDGSSPVSMVLANAFELQPRDVVYVDSTKLARFGRVLAQLLPAINAGLTAAIVTK, via the coding sequence ATGAAGGTCTTGTCCGTCGTGCTGCTGTCCGCTTGCGCGGTCGAACCGGGCATGCATATGAACCTCGCGCACGATGCGCCGCAGGATGGTGGCATCGCGACGCAGACATACGAAGGCGGCTTGACGGTGTCGATGCAGCGCATCGTTGCGGCATCGCCCGGCCAGCCGCAAAACGTGCCCGCTTCGCGTGAAGCGGCGGCGCCTGTGCCGATCGGGCCGATCGACGGCGAGCTGATCGCGGCCCAGCGGCGCGAGGCGCGCACACAGGATGAACGCACGCGCGCGGCGCTCTTTGCGGCGCCGGCGCCATACGCGATCGACGCGGGCGACGTGCTGCAGATCTCCGTGTGGGATCACCCCGAACTGGCCGCGGCGCAGGGCAACCCGGGCACGCAACAGGTGCGCGCTGCCGATCCGCCGGCGGGCTTCGTCGTCGATCAGGCCGGCAACCTGGCTTTTCCGTACGTGGGCGAACTGCATGTCGCGGGCATGAGCACGAGCGAGATCCAGTCCGCGCTTCGCGCGCGGCTGTCGAAGTGGTTCGTCGCGCCGCAGTTGACGGTGCGCGTCGCGTCGTATCGCGCGAATCGCGTCTACATCGACGGCGAAGTGCGTGCGCCGGGCGCGCAACCGCTCAACGACACGCCGATGACGTTGCTCGAAGCCGTCACGCGCGCGGGCGGCTTCACGGCCGACGCCGATCAGAGCCGCATGACGCTCGTGCGCGACGGTGCCGCCTATCCGGTCGACCTGCCGGGGCTGATTCGCGAGCGCGTCGATCCGTCGCGCATCGTGCTGCGCAACGGCGACCTGCTGCAAGTCGGCGCGCGCGATCAGTTCGGCGTGTACGTGATGGGTGAAGTCAACAAGCCGACGACGGCGCTGCCGCTGCGCAACGGCCGGCTCACGCTGGCCGACGCGCTGTCGCAAGCGGGCAGCGTGAACCAGGGTACGGCCGATCCGAAGCAAACCTACGTGATTCGCGCCGGCGCGGACCGGCAGGCGCAGGTGTTTCATCTGGATGGCAGCTCGCCGGTGTCGATGGTGCTCGCCAACGCGTTCGAGCTGCAGCCGCGCGACGTCGTGTACGTCGACAGCACGAAGCTGGCGCGCTTCGGCCGCGTGCTCGCGCAACTGCTTCCGGCCATCAACGCGGGCCTGACGGCCGCGATCGTCACGAAATGA
- a CDS encoding flavin reductase family protein has product MNAPHRVTEPNILYFGTPVVLVSTLNPDGAANLAPISSAFWLGWRGVIGIAASSQTTRNLMRTGECVLNLPSTGQAHAVNRIARTTGTHPVPESKRAKGYVYEPDKFGTAGLTETPSQTVSPPRALECPIHLEAIVAATHGLADETPDLRGKITLFEVCIQRVHVHPDLLMDSHQDRIDPDKWSPLIMSFQKFYGLAPHQVHASRLAEIPERAYRSPDIERSRDAGVQADAGRC; this is encoded by the coding sequence ATGAACGCTCCGCATCGCGTCACCGAACCGAACATCCTCTATTTCGGCACGCCCGTCGTGCTGGTCAGCACGCTGAACCCGGATGGCGCAGCAAATCTCGCGCCGATCTCGTCCGCGTTCTGGCTTGGCTGGCGCGGCGTGATCGGGATCGCCGCCAGCTCGCAGACCACCCGCAACCTGATGCGTACCGGCGAATGCGTGCTGAACCTGCCGTCGACCGGGCAAGCACACGCGGTCAACCGGATCGCACGGACGACAGGCACGCATCCGGTGCCCGAATCGAAGCGAGCAAAAGGCTACGTGTACGAGCCGGACAAGTTCGGCACGGCGGGGCTGACGGAGACGCCATCGCAAACCGTGTCGCCGCCGCGCGCGCTCGAGTGCCCGATTCACCTGGAAGCGATCGTCGCGGCCACGCACGGCCTCGCCGATGAAACACCCGACCTGCGCGGCAAGATCACGCTGTTCGAGGTGTGCATCCAGCGCGTGCACGTGCATCCCGACCTGCTGATGGATAGTCATCAAGACCGCATCGATCCGGACAAATGGTCGCCGCTGATAATGAGCTTCCAGAAGTTCTACGGCCTCGCGCCGCATCAGGTGCACGCGTCGCGGCTCGCCGAGATTCCCGAGCGCGCGTACCGCAGCCCCGACATCGAGCGCTCGCGCGATGCGGGTGTGCAGGCCGACGCCGGGCGGTGTTGA